Genomic segment of Arachis stenosperma cultivar V10309 chromosome 4, arast.V10309.gnm1.PFL2, whole genome shotgun sequence:
GTAAGCCTCTATTCTTTTTAAGTCTGGCTTTATTTTTTGGATTAGGGTATGagcaattattattattactatttgtttgtttgtttgtctTTTAATAATGAGTAGATTcgatttttaaatattaataataaatttatataatataatgacttttattattgtgtttatatttaataatataaatttttatattatgttGGTagattaattatatatgttgggtcttttttatttatttagttagaTTTTCCCTATATCTATCCCACTCTTGATAAAATGTTTAAAAGAGTAAGTAGTTTTATtggtgatttttttttgaagcACAACAAGCTCAACACATTTAAGTGGAGCAAACATACaaacataaaaacataaaaacaaTAAAACAGATAAACCACTCTCCTGGCCTTTTCGGTATTGCCCTCAACCACCAACAGGATCCCTGCCATTCCACTCAGTGTAGGTGGACAATGTCCTTGTTTGAATGATGTCAATGTTTACTCCTTGATGATTAAAAATTATGGCATTACGTTCCAACCAAGCATTCCAAATCACTGCAAAGAACGCCGTCATCCACATCTTCTGCCCTTGTCGTCTGTTGGGCATGGCACCCCAACTCTCAAATAGCTCTTTAAGGGTTCCAGGAATCACCCACTCCCTACCAAAGGACTGCAACCAAAAGCATCACAGCTGCCATGTTACCTCACACAAAAGGAATAAGTGCTCAACAGATTCTACCTCCTTGTTACACAAGACACAAATATTATACCCATTAGTAACAACTCCTAGTCTAGCTAACCTTTCCTTAGTCTTAACTCTACCAACTAGCACAAATCATCCAAAAAGCTCAATTTTTGGGGGTATCCAGCCTCTCCAGAGTGCACTTATGAAGCTATAGCTCGTGATCTCATTTGGCAGCTCTCTGATTGTATGATCTGCATAAAGGACTTCGTAGAAAAGATACCTTTATTATCAAACTTCCACACAACGTTATCCTCGCTCTCAGATGACAGCTTCACTGGCCCTAACCGCTCATGTAGCTGATGGACAAGTTTTAATTCCCATTGGAATAAGTCCCTCCTCCATTGGAAGTTCTAGATCCACTCTATCCCATCACAGAACCTATAGTCCCCAATGACAGCCCCTTGTTGTCCTGATATAGAGAAGAGTCTTGGAAATCTCTCTTTCAGAGGACCACCCTGAACCCAGTTATCTTCCTAAAACCGAGTTTTCCTACCACTACCTACCTCCATCGCCAGTCCACTAACCATTTTTTCTCGGACCCTTTGCTCTTTGACATTCAGCTGACATATGTCTTTCCAAGGCCCCCCTTTCACCGGTAAAGACTGAGTTGCTAACATGACAGAAGGATTCAACTTGTTGCAAAAGCACACAATCTTTTTCCACAGCGGGCAATCCTCCTTTGAAAAACGCCACCACCACTTAAACAAAAGTGCGGTATTCCGAAGAACGGCATCCTCAACCCCCAAGTCCCCAACCTTCTTTGGAGCTTGGACCAACTCCCACTTAACCATCGGCATACCATTGGTTCCGTCCTCCTTGCACCACAGAAAGTTCCTTTGCAATGCAATCAGCTTATCCGCCACCGTCTGCGACATCTTATACAAACTCAAGTAATACATTGGTAGGCTATTCAGTACTGTTTTATTGGTGATTTTTTTCCATTCTAAGTCGAACTTGTTCTGAACCAtcttaaaacaaaatatttaaatttttagataatAAAATGAGAATCCTACATATTTTTTCAATAACACTTTTGGTTAAGTCAGACCCGAtgttgttaaaaaaaaaaattaagttgttTACATAGCATATAATTAAATACTAGTTTAAATTTCGGCCAATCTAGTTACCCTAATTTAATAATTACCTCTACATCATGTACCCCCAAAACTTTTGTTTGTTATGGCTGGACTCATGGAATCAACCACATTCAAAATTCACCCCTTTCTCTGTATCTTATATATGTCATGTAATCCAGTGATAATGATTCTGTCTCTAAACTTTAAGCATCCAAATGTCAATTTGATTAAAAACAATGtcattaattattaattgttttGTTCATTGTTTACTTGTTCCAACAACCATAGCATGAAACATTGTTATATATGTTGGAAAACACTCTGTTCGTTTCTCAGCAAAGAAAAACTCCAACCACAACCCAACAAAACCGCTCTAACAAAGTGTGCAACAAGATAAAAGTTGCCCATTAACGTTAGACTTATCAAATTATCAatcatctttaatttcttcGTTCATTCATTGCCTTATTACCATTTTGCTATAATGCATGCTATGTCTAGACTTCAATCATAATTGGTCTGAATAGTAGTTCAATACTTGGATTTCTTTTTAACTGAAGAGTTTCATTATTGTATATGGAGGAAGAGGCACCACTATCTCTAAGGGTAAACTCTAGGAGAAGCAGGACTATGGTGCTCCCTATGGAGATAGACCCGCCTATGCCTTCAAAAGAAGCAGTTACAGTTGAAAAGAAGGAAGTGAAGCATTTCATGAAATGGGTTTCTTGGTTGATACCAACCTTTGTCATTGCAAATGTGTTTGTGTTCATCATCACCATGTATGTCAACAATTGTCCCAAGAATTCATATTCCTGCATTGCCAGGTTCCTTGGCCGTTTCTGCTTTCAGTCCTTCCATGAGAATCCCCTTCTTGGGCCTTCCACATTCACGTGAGCTTTCGGTCATGCTTATTTGATTTCTTCTTTtgaatactttttttttccaaataaaTTGGACAATTCTAAATCCTAGCTATCACAATATTTAAAAGAACATGCACCATATTAAGAGACACATGAATTAATATATGCGCTAAGCTTCAGCTGCAATACTTGATTTACTTTGCATCGAATTAAGAGAAAATACAGGAATAAacttttagttagttaatattaattaattttctctttttcaactctaaaatttcttttatttttgagaatttagaatttagaattaaCTCAATTAAGAGCTTATTATTTAGGGtcttgaatttgaatttttttttggtgactttttttttttaaatttaagataaataaaataattttaaaaaaattaattaacgtTTATCAGAAAAAGAAATTGGCTCTCTAACACTAgtcttaaattaaattattgttatttgggacattttaatttgttttgttttcacATTATTTATCATTCTTATTTGTTTTATACAAAATGCTTTGTTGAATTATCAATTATAACCTTAAATTAATATCAAGTTACTGTAAATTGTCATGATGTATTTTTCATATTTAagatgtttatttttaaaataagaatagtttgtaaatttactttttttcataataactttttattttagatttCTTAACATGTGTAATTAGATAAAACGACAGATAACTTGAGAATAGACGAATAACATTTAATTTTATAGAATTGTATATTGTGACTAAACAACTAGTTAATTTTCAGGCTAGAGAAAATGGGGGCTTTGGACGTGCAAAAAGTGGTTTACAGAAAGCAGGTTTGGCGCCTCATCACATGCATATGGTTACATGGAGGGGTGTTCCACTTATTGGCAAATATGTTTGGTATTATAATCATTGGAGTTCGCCTTGAGCAAGAGTTTGGCTTTGGTACGTGTGACtaattaaaaatgaattaaaaaaaacacacacacacacaaacacacacacatatatgtatatatgtatgtatgtattgAGTGATTTGGTGGCTTATATTTTTACTTACATAGCATTTTTGAATCACCACAATATAATTTGATTAGTTAAGTAAAATGAACTTACTCAAGTGAGTGACTAACACTTTGTAAAGCTTTCTAAGAAAGTGCAAAAGcacaaaattttcatttttggtaaataaaaaaatatgtgtttgtatttgtaatttttaaaagataaatatatttttaaaagcatgTAAGGTAAAACTTTTTAATATAGAttatatatttatcaaaattaaaaagtctaaataattttatatattaattaatttttaaatttaactcaTACATTTATGTTgtctattataatatttttaaattttaaaatccgTTTTACTAAATGTAATTATATTATTGctatttgtatttattaaaagtcatttttaatttgatttatcaaatatagatgttataacttttaaaaaattattttttaaaaattattttttataaattactttaaaaaattttttttgccaAATTAAATCTAAAAGTAAGAAGGTTACACCTGCagttttacaaaaaaaaatgtatCTTATTCAGATGGCTATGACTTAATTAGAATGAATTGATAAACATGGTATTCTCTgggtttgattttttttttaaataatttttgtatttctttTATAAGAAGTGAAGTATTTAAGTAGGTTAAATATTGAAATATTCTACTAAGATCAAGATATATTTTAAACTccaaaaatactataaaaaaattaatatatcatCTATTAAAATAGTTCTCATATTagcaataaaaataagatattctCATTTAAATATAAGACCATTTTTTACTAATTATGATATGcttagtaaaaattttaaataatgacATCCAAAATCTGATTTGAGCAGTGATATGTGTCATCAATGATCAAAATTCCATCAAAGATTATTCTGATTTCCTTTTTGATAGAGAAGGAATTATTATATTGGAAGCATTTTAAGTGCACCGGGAGTACTGGTACACTAGTTGTTTTAACCATTgatctgaattataaaaaatatatataatatatattaattaaaatcaacggttaaaataaTTAGTGCACCGGTGCTCTTTGGAGCACTTGAAATGTTTGACAGTTTTGCTCCAAACTCATTTATAATGCTACCATGGTTGAATGTATATGTATATTTGCAGTGCTCATTGGGTTGCTATATGTCATTTCTGGATTCGGGGGTAGTTTGGTCTCTTCACTTTTTATTCAACAAAACATTGCAGTTGGTGCTTCTGGTGCACTTTTTGGCTTGCTGGGTGGCATGCTCTCAGAACTCATTACTAATTGGTCTATATAT
This window contains:
- the LOC130976710 gene encoding RHOMBOID-like protein 2 isoform X1 produces the protein MEEEAPLSLRVNSRRSRTMVLPMEIDPPMPSKEAVTVEKKEVKHFMKWVSWLIPTFVIANVFVFIITMYVNNCPKNSYSCIARFLGRFCFQSFHENPLLGPSTFTLEKMGALDVQKVVYRKQVWRLITCIWLHGGVFHLLANMFGIIIIGVRLEQEFGFVLIGLLYVISGFGGSLVSSLFIQQNIAVGASGALFGLLGGMLSELITNWSIYDKKIGAVLTLVFVIVINLAMGLLPHVDNFAHIGGFLSGFLLGFVFLIRPQSAWVKQQYALSSSPNSPLSIKKPKFKKYQCCLWVLSLLLLIVGFTLGLVTLLRGVNVNDHCSWCKYLSCLPTSRWHCNDTRIKKPASCTVEETGSELNMTCLTNGISKPFYLPDPTYDRITELCKQICQ
- the LOC130976710 gene encoding RHOMBOID-like protein 1 isoform X2 is translated as MEEEAPLSLRVNSRRSRTMVLPMEIDPPMPSKEAVTVEKKEVKHFMKWVSWLIPTFVIANVFVFIITMYVNNCPKNSYSCIARFLGRFCFQSFHENPLLGPSTFTLEKMGALDVQKVVYRKQVWRLITCIWLHGGVFHLLANMFGIIIIGVRLEQEFGFVGASGALFGLLGGMLSELITNWSIYDKKIGAVLTLVFVIVINLAMGLLPHVDNFAHIGGFLSGFLLGFVFLIRPQSAWVKQQYALSSSPNSPLSIKKPKFKKYQCCLWVLSLLLLIVGFTLGLVTLLRGVNVNDHCSWCKYLSCLPTSRWHCNDTRIKKPASCTVEETGSELNMTCLTNGISKPFYLPDPTYDRITELCKQICQ